The region ttcgatatactgagttcactataaacaatgctctgataccaatctgtcacacccccaaaccaaggatggcggaaacgtccgggggtggaggacttcatgtatagtatcacaacaacgtgtataatagtgctcaaagtaaatgcaaccatcataaatataatcgaaaaatttacatcaaagtatatgtttacatgttccaaaatcaattacattatgatgacaaaagtaaattgttgacggtttaacgtcccatcctcaaagcgctgaagttttcctgtttcactaatttcctgagaatacaagtagttttgaaaaagtgtcaacaattaagttggtgagttcataagagttttgtttgaagtagaaaccattttccttgtaaaatcgatagagtttgatttccagaaaatccaatattttcttagttaagtgtaaacagactATTCCTATATGACGCGTTAATGAACCCTggaatgacccgtagatttcccctagaatcgtccaacgtatataagttatataagatttaagttagataaaacgttgaatataatgggtctgccctaggtccacaacccaacgaggaacaggagatgaggcgggcaccaccaattctaagccaatcaagactaagttcttatatgactcaagcatatacgctcaacgattatagttgaagtctaacaattcaagatgaaatatagttttaatatcataacaactattttatgtgaacctggtactttggaatgtaccccatttgtaGTTAAAAACCCGGTAccttgtatctgtacccctttttgtataaaacccggtactttggaatgtaccccatttatatgaaaacccggtactttgtatctgtacccctttttgtataaaacccggtactttgtatctgtaccccctttttgtataaaacccggtactttgtatctgtaccccttttgtaattaaaaacccggtactttggaatgtaccccatttatgtgaaaacccggtactttggaatgtaccctattcgtgtgaaaaccttttgtaatgtaatgatcataaactatacctattatagtttatcaaaatgtttgaaatgtacatgcaacttaactatacttattatagtttagtatgtttatttgtggtgtatttgaaccctttctatgtaagtcaaatgtatagtacaatatagctatgtttatcttgctttgttcTGTACTAATGGTTATGGTGGAGGATTCTTATAAATTCAGTAAGTAATTttcctattatataaatatatcattacaagaaatacatgtaatatatgaagtcatcaatgatttaacactttgctcaacatgttacaaagtgttttgaaagttagaagctgttaactaactcttaacgtttctgcactgttttagaaaaatcatacgaagtcgaaaactagatccgtaaattctgagagttcctaaattgtgtctagtttactcataatttttatcatgatttttggaagcctttaacttgtattaaaatgctcatattcacagactggtccggatttgtgtttgaaaagacaggctgttttgtaaaaatcaccataaattgtagaaaaaatcgtgtggagatgtgcaagtagtcattttaaagataagaagtggaactacatgcacctaaaacagttttgagaactaaaatgtttaagttgtccaaaacagtccgtgaatggagttgaacttttctgatgaagaatgttagaaaagtttagttatgttcttggtgttttaacttgtattccccccccccccctaaaaacttgagaaaacatgaaaattcaggggtatgaactcaccttaagtgatttcaatagatgattgttgaagaatggaagtgtttaactcaagaacacttggagatgccttgaagattttcgagaatctagcatcatagttatggagtttgtgtaagcaatcaatgatttgagtagaatgaagtgcaataatcacaagaaggatgaattatacttaccaagagtggaagaacacttgatgatcagccttaggatctcgaattagagagaaaagtttgagggaaaagttggagttggatctttggtgaaatgagagtaattgaaagaaaaatgaggagagaggttgagtgaccagccctaaaaacgtggggatggcttgtgagacagttataagtacaaggaagtgacaaggtatggtggggaggagtgtgggttagacATGGAGTGGATATGGGGTTGCTTATGTCATAAAAagaggtaaagtcaacactctacctttgtacttcacctactctcttttggataaggttttatccttaaaacgtGATTATTCATTACttaaggggtcttatatgttaaaataaagttttgtgtgaaaatcccgtgttaaaacaattaaaaacgggcctacaACGCAacattagtcgaaaaccgggagaaaagaggcttcccagcgagacctctcggtcctggccgaggttTGGTCCTCCTGAGGCTGGGTCCGGTCCCTAATGCTGCTAGGCGCAAAGCGAAGGGGGCGAGGAAGCGAGAGGCGAGGGCTCGGTGTTCTCAGAAGCGAAGGATCGGTCTTCAGAAGAGAAAGTGATCAGACCCGAAATgtgccgaaggttcgggttcgggtgtgtaggcgaggttcgggcccgagaggacctttcgggttcggttcagcagccttcggctcagaagggttcggttcctaagaggactttcgggtcctaagaggggttttgggtcctaagaggggtttcggctccttaagtctgtttttcgcgtagacttccgtttttgggctgttttcgccaaatccaagggtcgggatgccccaagtgattatagaaagttgagagagattttgagagagatttgggagagatttgtcatacttggagagatttggcatacttagagagatttaggagagattcgacatacttggagagatttctcatacaaggagatatttgagagagatttcacatacttagagagatttgggagagatttgacattcttggagagatttcacatataaagagagattcgggagagatttgacattcttggagagatttcacatacaaagagagatttgggagagatttcacatacttagagagattcgagagagatttgacattcttggagagatttctcatacaaagagagatttgggagagatttcacatacttagagagatttgggagagatttctcaataagacgagatagagtgaaaacgattgagagaggtttcatttgtgacatttttgagtgtccggctttgcaatgcaaggtccgtaaaccctgttaagccttgtttaaggatcttacacactcccgatgagtatgcaacattgttttgtcggtttggctcgccacgtaccacagttttaggttaaggagatctagatgtacgcacttttcgatttatgatctctcattagaatagcgagttgcttagtaattacataacgtaagccctagtacacaagggttagttgggttgacgggtttgacttgttgactttatttgactttgaattgaccaaaATTTGACGATTGTCACATATGGACCATATGTATTCCCTTGAgcccaaagatccaagctttatcaagctggTGGCAAGTTTTTATGCATTAAACCCTATATCgagcttgttttggcatttcgAGCCCTAGataccatgcatgcatgtaaagcttgcagctttacgtggtatttcagccttgggaggctagatctagatttTGGGGACATTATTTCTGCTTagaatcgtctgaatgagaattggtctagagggactcgacgagtgcatgagccaactcgacgagtcaactaaGGTTTTCCCCGATGGATTAGACGCgctacaactcagcgagttgatgagacaactcgacgagttgagttggattttcccaATACTTCAGAGGAAgcgaaggaactcgacaagtcgcatagatgcactcgacgagtttagtcaacatggactgttgacttgagcgttgacttttagggtttggtcaactatgGACCTTGGacaccatggaggggtaaaatggtcttttcaccCTTTTGAGATTTAGTGGAGGAGTTAGATTAGCATCTCGAAGTGGTTATTACAAATTGCTTATTAGAGATAATTATAttatgtaggcggagtctagactgCTCTTGGGGTACTAGATCTACTTGCTTActtctgaggtgagtcttctcactatacttgcctGAGCGGTAAtattgtgtgaccagagggtcttatttgagttatcggTTGGAGGGTCCTATGTTCTTATACTGAGTTAtctgatattatgcatttttctttgtgatatatgttatattattCTGTGTTTTACTAAGTTAGGATCGGaaggtccaaaccgagttgtgagaccgcaGGGTCTTCACTGAGAAACATGACCGGAGCATCCACACCGAGCCCTGAGACCGAAGGGTCCTCATCGAGATGCATGAGACTGGAGGGTCTGTGccgagttatagccatgagaggcttattatttgtgtatgtggtattttggggaactcattaagcttcgtgcttaccgtgttgtgtgttatgtgtttcaggtatttctcaggatcgcaggaaggcgccgacttgattgtacacacctgttTGAGACTATGATGAGGATTCTAGGATATTATCAGTTGTTTTGTTGAATTATGTTTTTGACATTTGATACATTGgggttttgagaaaatgtgatactgattttatgtgatttaaaaatgaaaaaaaaattgtttggaaatttagagtgttacatatcataaggcttcgggcttcgggaaagaaaggtttagacccatttggatttgggtaatgtagattatgtgatccaagagttcggtttgtgctttggagTCAAAGGTCAAAATGGGAAAAGTAGTGTTTCAGACTTATtttatgaattatggattttagttCGATGCGTTTGATGTCAAAAGTAATTATATACGGTTGTAGAGCTCCCCAATACCtttccatgcatataaagatcgtcgaaatcagagttgaaacgaagaagttatgaccgtttgaagttaggaCGATTTTTGGGTCAGCCACGTGCGTTGGGCATAcgaggagtacgttgggtgtactagggcatccctagtatgctaggcgtacgcagtcagtgcccaaaccctattttcgtggtttgaggcctatttaagctccttaacttccccgaACCTATTCCATTCTCAACCTCCACCTCTCCCAACACcctctcttgaaaccctaaccctagtttgagcctagTGAGCAAAAAGAatgtgtttttaagtgctttggagtgttcttggtgcaccaTGGAGAAAaaggaactcattgaagaagCGTTGGttacattggagcttgtagatccaaatcgtgttcaccttgatctttcttttggtggtataaagtttgaatcttgatgatgaaatgtTAGATCtggctagttttgggtgttatgaacttttggtcactttaagtgcataaagtttagaacttgaaagtttgtgaccttgtatggataaaattggaaactttatccatctaaacatcatattgattcagatctaaaggttggagactttgacttaatggattaagttgaaaaagatgcatgtttggtccctttgagacttaaagactagatcttgtttgttgggactattctaatggataaagttggaaacgttATCCATTATGGACAAGGGCGAAGCTTTATTAGGAACAGCTCCCTGATTTTTTGGTTAGAAGTAGCCCTTATACTTTAGTTTTATACATAttagggccaaaaatgtaaaattttggttgtccccccccccccccaaaaaaaaaaaaaaaatcaaatgttgAAGCTCCGCCCCTGATTATGGAgtcattaggaaccataaaaaatGTGACCTTGGTCCCTAGTTTTCCTCCATGCATGGTCTTagatgtcttaatgggttaagaagttagggtttttggatgttgaagacttaatagccatgcaagaccataaagttggaaactttattttTAAGGATATCATTTGAGGGTTAGATCTGGATTTTAGACGAAAGAGCttaaaggattaagctcttaatggatttGGAGGATGGTagccacgtacgttgggcgtactaaagGGTATGTTGCATGTACATGGTCAGCCCCTCGACTTCTGGTCAAGGCGTAGTATGCCCCGCATACgtgttgagtacgcccaacatactcaactGAATTGACCCGGTCGACTCCGTTGacatttgactttgaccaagtttgacctaagggcattttgggtaagTTGATTTATAGTTTGAGATTTGAGTTCCTGTTAATTGTATAGATGATCGGTAGAGATAACTTTTAGAGCAGTGATCCGTGCAGCTATTCTTTCAGACCGTGAGGTGAATTTTCTCattatatccatgggtcgaaggcaccaacgccgacccattacttgttatgtggaatgctagttgtctctgtgatgtTTGCATGAAAGACCACAATCTAGCCCCTGACAATTGAATGAAATACCAGGATCTGGTCCCTGGCAATTATATAAAAGACCTCTGACAATTGTATGAATGACCAAGATCTGGCCCCtaacacttgtatgtaagacagGGATTTAGCCATTGACATTGCAAGGATAGACCATGGAGGTaacccatgacacttgtatgttttggtatgtggtatttttgagaactcactaagctttgtgcttacggtttcatatttatagtttcaggtactttcggttcgaaaAGGAAGGGTCCGGCGTGACTGCACATCATCCCTAGAGTTTTCCGCATTGGCAATTAAtgatattactttgatgtttaaacaaTATATTCACTTTGATTGGTTTTGAAACAACTCGATTGTATGATTTATtgctttaaaaaattaaaattttacctTGGATTTTTGAAACGTTACACGCGCATCATAAtacataatataattttaaaagatgAAGCTAAAATATTTTGTATATTTGATGATGTTGATATTCAATCCGGACATTAAGAATTGGAGCATGATCAACAATGTCACCAAGCTAATCATCGGTCAAAATACATAACAATGTAACACATCTAATTTCCGCTCAAGTTTAGTGGATCATATTTTTAAAACTCGAAACAACCAAAACTATATGATTTTATTTCggtttttttatgtttatgttttttaattgaaataatacattttgtatatttttggttTTAAGTTAATGAAAGTTTTAATTActattaatttttttcttaaaatttaaatattatttgtattaggaaaatgaaaaataaaaggaaattataACATATAttgaaagaaaaaagaagaaaaaataaaTGGAAACGAGCCGACACAAACCAACACAGAAAGGTTgaaatatatgttttaaaaacaattttttttagttGAACTAGTAACTAGTTTCATATTCAACCCGGCTtccatttttatatataaaaccaTGAATGTTTCTTACATCTAGAAATGGTGTGTCACTCATATAAAACCATGAATTTTTCTTACATCTAGAAATGGTGTGTCACTCTTCGAGTTGTATACAGTCTAGATAATCTAAGCAATCAAAACGTTCAATTTGCTTTAAAAATAAGTTGTTTTTATCGGGCTATGTTAAATACAACTATTAAAGTTCAATAAACCAAttcaaaagatttttttttatcgATTCTATCGCACCGTTTCAACATGACATTTTAAGAAACCATCTAAATCgattaaatttaaaaattaacaTAAAACCGATCATTGTTGAATAGCTCTCATCAACAACCTATTCGATCAGGTTTTTAAAATATTAACCAAAAAGGTTAAAGGTAAAACACCCAACTAAGTAGTTTGAATCACAATGCTATATTAAGTTAATTTATATTTTCAGGACTTATCCAAACTTGGTTTTTAAGGATTAATGCCATAAATGGATAACATACTATTTATACTTCACTATCATTATATATATAATGGTAACCATCTAtttatatttttcacaaattATCATTGAAAATCATCATAATAATGGTACTTTGTGAGTATAAACTTCCAGTTAATTACTTAATCAATGatattttatgaaaaacaaaatagTTTATAAGCATTTACCATTTTTTTAAACTTAATAATGTCCATTTTAACAACCAGATCAACATGCAACAAAACAAGCAAATACCATCATGATTTGAATGACAAAAAAAGGTGGAATACTGTGTACTAAAATCTAAAACCTGAGCAATTATagaaattttccaaaaaaaacaagCATAAGAATAGACAAATATATTGAATATAAAGTAACTTGATTGTCAAAGGGATCCCATTTTAGCATCCAACAAAAGTAATTCACACCAAACATTTCATATAAATCTAATCAACAACAAAACCCCAACATGGGCATCAAATACCTTACAAAAAACTACACCTTTTTTTCCTGGGTTTTCCAATAGCAacacaaaaaccaattaaaaatagaaataaaaattaatttttttttcattttttttcatatatcTTGATTTTACCAATCTCATATGAACTGAGAATTCAGAAAGcctattttgaaagaaaaaaaaaacaggaaCCAAATCGTGTAAATGTGTTGTATAAAACAGGTGCTTCGATTAGCTCTAACCAAATTTACGGTGTTCTAAAAACTGATTTACCTCCCACTCACGCAgctgtaactttttttttataataaattcacaatCAATCCTCCAATCTTCATAACTTTTCACATCTCCAGATACCTTTTCCTAGGCAGCAATTCCTGAAAATCATATATCACAACAAAAAAACAAAGTACGACTTAATAAAACAATGTCATGGAAAATATGACTTAATTCTGAAAGTTGGAGAAAACTATATTATACATTGGtgtttctttttaatttaatacaAGAAAGAACAACTTAATAAATATAGTCAGTGAAAGCTATATTcggatgttttttttcttttttattgcacaaagaacaaattaataaataaagtCGGTGAAAACTAAAGATAAatgtttctgtttttatttaatttgataCATTCCCATGTTAAACCTATATTTATATATAGATTGTATATTAAGCAAACCCATGTTAAACCTTATTTTCTCCTTAAATATAGCGCATCATATATCTATTATCTCTCTCTATTCCAGAAAAATTGCAATGTTTATCATGTCACCCAATATAAGGAAAGTGATTGACCATTAATCTGACATAAATCATAggtacaaaattaaaaaaaaaaatatatatatatatatatatatatatatatatatatatatatatatatatatatatatatatatatatattttagacCTAAATCAGTGAAAGAAAGAGAGACGCAAAGAAACTGTTGTTTTTCCTTGAAATATTCGCAAGATTATTCTTTATATGATTAAATGCAAGACTATTTCTTTCATTTacctattttttttcaaaataccaCTTACGCCATGTATAAGCCAAAAAAATTCAACCTTGAAACTACACatcacaaaataataataataataataataacaaaaagaAATAAGAGAAAAAGTTACCTCTATTTGATCTATTTGTCACACTATAACCAACATAGCCAACTGAGTTTTTTGGTATATCATCCGAAGCTCCACCTCCAAGACTATATCCAAACAAACCAGGTACTTCCAGCTCCGGCGAAGACGACCGCCAGGTGGAGTCGGCATAAAacgaaccaccaccaccaccaccaccgccaccatacAAATTATTACCACCACCAACAATTTCACCATCATCAATCACACCATATGAATAGCCATTACCATTGTTCCTCCTATACCCAAGACTACTCTCTTCATTTCCATACCCAAGATTACCACCAATAAAACCACCattaccaccaccgccaccaccaccaccaccggagTTACCCCAAATCGCTCCAATCCCGCCAGACGCATTTCCCGGAGCCAAAAAGTTGCTTAGATTTGGAGAAGAATTTGTAGCGAAAGATTGGCTTCCATTTCCCCACATGCTATGGTTGGAGTTCAAGAGAGAACCATTTCCACcaccactgccaccaccacctccaccgccACTATTGCCGCCATACCCAATCGGATCACCATACCTATTCGAACCCACACCATACATTGGACTAATTGCACGTGGGTATCCAAGATTAGACCCAAAgtttccatttccatttccatttccatAGTTGATACCCAAAATGGAATCGGAATTGAGGCCTAAATTATTATAGGTAGAGGGACTAAAAGGCGGAAACCCATTCCTCCCAACAGTCACAGGACTAAACCTACCATCCATTCTTCCACCATAACTTGGACTATTATACCCCTGACCTTGAGTATACCCGTTAAGAAAACTACTAGCCCTACTTAAACCATAGTTAAATCCACCACTTATCTGACTCTGACCACGGTTAGGTCCAGGAGAAGATTCTTTTGGAACAGCTCGTTTCACTTCCACCATTTTCCCATTCAGTTCATGGAATGTTTTAAGCAATGCCTTATCAACAGATTCCTCTGAATCATATGTGATGAATCCAAAACCTCTTGGCCTTTGGGTATTATGGTCATACATCACAACCACATCAGTGATTATTCCAAATTGGTCAAAATAGGTCTTGAAATCACTTTCAGTTACTGATGATGCTAACCCTCCTACGAATATCTTTTTTGTTCGTGTGGGACCCGGTGAACCTTGAATGCTCCCATTGCTTCTGTTCAGGATTTGTTGATCGTCTCTTGGAACTGCCTTTTTTGCTTCTACCTAAACATTGAAATTGAATAAACGGGATCAGAATTACATAACAATGGATGTGAATTTGTTTATGTTAATTAAACTAAAAACATTGTGAATTGCTTTGTGTTTGGACTTCATTTGCTATGATTGGGTCAAATTTGAAATTACAAGGTTGTGTAAGAAGAAGAGATGAAAGTATAAATGAATGTACATTGTACATTGCTGTTTCTTGCGTTTAAGAGTAAATAGAACAAGGGTAAAATGGAAGTAGAAGAGTAATTTTACTCTGCTGTTTCTCTACTAAACTGATTATAATGAATTTCAAATCGCACATAGAAAATTTATGAAAGAAACATTTGGTAATTAAGAAAAACACATTATGATTGACGACATGAGCAATGCAATAGTTTTAGTAGATTTACA is a window of Lactuca sativa cultivar Salinas chromosome 1, Lsat_Salinas_v11, whole genome shotgun sequence DNA encoding:
- the LOC111896891 gene encoding heterogeneous nuclear ribonucleoprotein 1; the encoded protein is MEMEHGKLFIGGISWDTNEERLKEYFETFGEVIEAVIMKDRTTGRARGFGFVVFSDPAVAERVVKEKHTIDGRTVEAKKAVPRDDQQILNRSNGSIQGSPGPTRTKKIFVGGLASSVTESDFKTYFDQFGIITDVVVMYDHNTQRPRGFGFITYDSEESVDKALLKTFHELNGKMVEVKRAVPKESSPGPNRGQSQISGGFNYGLSRASSFLNGYTQGQGYNSPSYGGRMDGRFSPVTVGRNGFPPFSPSTYNNLGLNSDSILGINYGNGNGNGNFGSNLGYPRAISPMYGVGSNRYGDPIGYGGNSGGGGGGGSGGGNGSLLNSNHSMWGNGSQSFATNSSPNLSNFLAPGNASGGIGAIWGNSGGGGGGGGGNGGFIGGNLGYGNEESSLGYRRNNGNGYSYGVIDDGEIVGGGNNLYGGGGGGGGGSFYADSTWRSSSPELEVPGLFGYSLGGGASDDIPKNSVGYVGYSVTNRSNRGIAA